In Streptomyces qaidamensis, one DNA window encodes the following:
- the ssd gene encoding septum site-determining protein Ssd yields METVAGTVTHDPPPGAGGRQGGPLIVTEDTELLDDLLRLCAAAGATPEVHHGVPERRGSWEAAPLVLVGDDAARRVRGAVRRRGVVLVGRDQDDSGVWRRAVEIGAEHVLMLPDGEQWLVDRIADVAEGVGRPALTVGVIGGRGGAGASTLACALAVTSAREGLRTLLVDADPLGGGLDVLLGGETAEGLRWPAFASSRGRVGGAALEESLPELHALRVLSWDRGDRIAVPPQAVRAVLAAARRRGGTVVVDLPRRIDDGVAEVLTQLDVGVVVVPAELRAVAAAGRVASAVGMVLRDLRVAVRGPYPPGLDDREVARLLGLPLVGEVPAEPGLSRPDAAPAPPGAAPRGPLARFCKEFWERALVEAGTA; encoded by the coding sequence ATGGAAACCGTGGCCGGAACCGTCACACACGACCCGCCGCCGGGCGCCGGAGGGCGGCAGGGCGGCCCGCTGATCGTCACCGAGGACACCGAACTCCTCGACGACCTGCTGCGCCTGTGCGCGGCAGCGGGCGCCACACCCGAGGTGCACCACGGAGTGCCGGAGCGCAGGGGCAGCTGGGAGGCCGCACCGCTCGTCCTGGTCGGCGACGACGCCGCGCGGCGGGTGCGCGGGGCCGTCCGCAGAAGGGGCGTGGTGCTCGTCGGCCGGGACCAGGACGACTCCGGGGTGTGGCGGCGGGCCGTCGAGATCGGTGCCGAGCACGTCCTGATGCTGCCCGACGGCGAGCAGTGGCTGGTCGACCGGATCGCCGACGTGGCCGAGGGCGTCGGCCGGCCAGCCCTCACCGTGGGCGTCATCGGCGGCCGGGGCGGGGCCGGAGCGTCCACGCTCGCGTGTGCCCTCGCCGTCACCTCCGCGCGGGAGGGACTGCGCACCCTCCTCGTGGACGCCGATCCACTGGGTGGCGGACTTGACGTACTCCTCGGCGGTGAGACGGCCGAAGGACTGCGCTGGCCCGCGTTCGCCTCCTCGCGCGGCCGGGTCGGCGGGGCCGCCCTGGAGGAGTCGCTGCCCGAACTGCATGCGCTGCGCGTGCTCAGCTGGGACCGCGGCGACCGGATCGCGGTCCCGCCGCAGGCGGTGCGGGCGGTGCTCGCGGCGGCCCGGCGCCGGGGCGGCACCGTCGTGGTCGACCTGCCGCGCCGGATCGACGACGGCGTCGCCGAGGTCCTCACCCAGTTGGACGTGGGCGTAGTGGTGGTGCCCGCCGAGCTGCGGGCCGTCGCGGCCGCGGGCCGGGTGGCCTCCGCGGTCGGCATGGTCCTGCGGGACCTGCGGGTGGCCGTCCGCGGGCCCTACCCACCGGGGCTCGACGACCGTGAGGTGGCCCGGCTGCTCGGACTGCCCCTGGTCGGCGAGGTACCGGCAGAGCCGGGTCTGTCGCGCCCGGACGCCGCCCCGGCGCCACCGGGCGCGGCTCCCCGCGGACCGCTCGCCCGGTTCTGCAAGGAGTTCTGGGAGCGGGCGCTCGTCGAGGCGGGTACGGCATGA